GCAGTGAGGATCCCAAGCGCTTTGCACTGGCTGCAGTCGTCGAGTTCATCCACACAGCGACGCTGCTACACGACGATGTGGTTGACGAGTCCACGCTGCGCCGTGGCCGTCCCACCGCCAACGAGCATTTCGGTAATGCGGCAAGCGTGCTGGTTGGTGACTTCCTGTATTCGCGGGCGTTCCAGATGATGGTGGACATCAACGACATGCGCGTGATGCAGATCTTGTCGGACGCCACCAACGTGATTGCCGAGGGCGAGGTGCTGCAACTGATGAACATGCGGGATGCATCTCTTGATGAAGCCGCCTACTTGCGCGTCATCCGCTCCAAGACCGCCAAACTGTTCGAGGCCAGCGCCCGGCTGGCGCCTATTCTGGCCGGAGGAGATGCGGATATGGAAGCGCTTTGCGCGAACTATGGACAAGCCCTCGGCACGGCTTTTCAAGTCATTGACGACGTGCTGGACTATGAAGGCAGTGCGGATGAGCTTGGAAAAAACCTCGGGGACGATTTGCGCGAAGGCAAGGTCACACTGCCCATCATCTGTGCCCTGCGCAGCGGCACAGAACCACAAAGGGCACTGATTCGCCAGGCGATCGAAGAAGGCGACTTGGCACATCTGGACGCGATCCGCGACATCATTCTGCACACGGGAGCCTTGGACGCCGCCAGAGCCAGTGCCCATGCCGAAGCCCAGCGCGCGATCGACGCCGCAAAGCAACTCCCCGCCAATTTATACAGCGAGGCTTTGCTACAATTGGCGGCTGGTCTGTTGGAGCGTCGCGCTTAGCAGGCCGACGGCGGTAGTCGACCGTCGAACGATCGACCGCACGGTCCATCGGGGTGTAGCTTAGCCAGGTAGAGCGCTACGTTCGGGACGTAGAGGCCGGAGGTTCGAATCCTCTCACCCCGACCAGAATTTCCCCACCCCAACGCGCCACTAAGATTCGCCGAACGCCGGTCAAGTGCGATTTCGAACCGCCGGTACCACCACCTGGCTGCGAACAGGCATTTTCGATACAAATCACCTCAACTTAGAGAGGCAATTCCTTGATTTACGATAGATTACGGCCCTATGGCGTCTATCGAAACAGCCTCCCCTGACACCCCATCCATGGCCCTGCCCGGACTCGGACGCGCACTTGTGTCCGCCGGAAAGCTGGCTCAGAAGGCCGCAGAAGACCTCTACCGCAAGGCTCAAAGCGGGCGCACCAGCTTCATCGCCGAACTGACCGGCTCGGGAGCGGTCTCTCCTTCGGATCTCGCCCATACCATGTCCGTCGCATTCGCGGCCCCCTTGCTGGATCTGGATGCCATCGACGTTCAGCGCCTGCCCAGTGGACTGCTGGACGCAAAGATTTGTGCCGACTACCGCATCGTGGTGCTGAGCAAGCGCAACAACCGCTTGATGGTCGCTACGGCGGATCCTGCCGATCAACAGGCGGCCGAGAAAATCAAGTTCGCGACGCAAATGGGCGTCGACTGGGTCATTGCCGAATACGACAAGCTCAGCAAACTGGTGGAAACACAAACCACCAATGTCAACGACACGATGGACAACATCATCGGTGGCGACTTCGAGTTCGACGAAGTGGCCGCCGAAACAGTCGTCAACGACGCGACCGACAAGGCTTCGGAAGTCGACGATGCACCTGTGGTGAAGTTCCTTCACAAGATGCTGATTGACGCCTTCAACATGCGCGCGTCCGACTTGCACTTCGAGCCGTACGAGCACAACTACCGAGTCCGTTTTCGCGTGGACGGCGAGTTGCGCGAAATTGCCTCGCCGCCGATTGCCATCAAGGACAAGCTGGCTTCGCGCATCAAGGTGATCTCGCGCATGGACATCTCCGAAAAGCGAGTACCTCAAGACGGTCGAATGAAGCTCAAAATCGGTCCCGATCGGGTCATCGATTTCCGCGTCAGCACGTTGCCCACGCTCTTTGGCGAAAAGATCGTGATCCGCATTCTGGATCCCAGCAGTGCGAAAGTGGGCATTGATGCCCTGGGCTACGAGCCCGAGGAAAAGGAGCGGCTGCTCAACGCCATTGGTCGGCCCTACGGCATGGTGCTGGTCACCGGCCCGACAGGCTCTGGCAAGACCGTGTCGCTCTACACCTGCTTGAACATCCTGAACAAGCCGGGCATCAACATCTCGACCGCCGAAGATCCCTCCGAAATCAATTTGCCCGGCGTCAACCAGGTCAACGTCAATGAGAAGGCCGGACTCACGTTCGCCGCGGCGCTGAAGGCGTTTCTGCGTCAGGACCCGGATGTGATCATGGTGGGGGAGATTCGCGATCTGGAAACTGCCGACATCTCGATCAAGGCGGCTCAAACCGGCCACATGGTGCTGTCGACCCTTCACACGAACGATGCACCTACCACGCTGACACGGATGATGAACATGGGCATCCCCACGTTCAATATTGCATCCAGCGTGATTCTGATCACCGCTCAACGACTGGCACGGCGCCTTTGCGCCACCTGCAAGGCGCCACTCGATGTGCCACGAAAGGCGCTCGTCGATGCGGGATTCAAGGCAGAGGATCTGGATGGCACCTGGACGCCCTACAAGCCGGTCGGCTGCTCTGCGTGCAACAACGGCTACAAAGGCCGCGTCGGCATCTACCAGGTCATGCCCATTTCAGAAGAAATCCAGCGCATCATTCTGCGTGGAGGCAGCGCATTGGATATCGCGCAGCAAGCCAGCAAGGAAGGGGTTCGCACGCTTCGCGAATCGGGCTTGCTCAAGGTCAAGCTGGGAATGACTTCGCTCGAAGAGGTTCTGAGCGTGACCAACGAATGATGCAGCCGCAACCAGAACAGCTATAGAGGACACCATGGCAACCGCAGTATCCAAGAGCGTTAAGGACATCGTCTTCGAATGGGAAGGCAAAGACCGAAACGGCAAGCCCGTGCGTGGGGAAACCCGGGCTGGCGGCGAGAACCAGGTGCAGGCGGCGCTCCGACGGCAAGGCATCGTGCCCAGCAAGATCAAGAAGCGCCGGATGAGCTCCGGCAAGCGGATCAAACCGAAAGACATCGCGATCTTCACGCGCCAGTTGGCCACGATGATGAAGGCTGGCGTCCCCTTGCTTCAGGCGTTCGATATCGTGGGTCGCGGCAACCCGAACCCGAATGTGACCAAGCTGCTCAACGACATTCGCACCGATGTGGAAACCGGCACGTCGCTGAGCGCTGCATTCCGCAGGCATCCGCTGTACTTCGACAGTCTGTATTGCAATCTTGTGGAAGCGGGCGAAGCCGCCGGTATTCTCGAAGAGTTGCTGGACCGCCTGGCCACCTACATGGAGAAAACCGAGGCGCTCAAGTCCAAGATCAAGTCGGCACTGATGTATCCCATCGCGGTGATCGTCGTGGCCTTCGTGGTGGTGGCTGTGATCATGATCTTCGTGATTCCCTCGTTCAAGGAAGTCTTCACCTCCTTCGGCGCAGACCTTCCCGCGCCAACGCTTTTTGTGATCGCCATGAGCGAGTTCTTCACCGAGTACTGGTGGCTGATCTTTGGCGGCATTGGCGGCGGCCTCTACTTCTTCATGCAAGCCTGGAAGCGCAACGAAAGGGTGCAACGGTTCATGGACCGTCTGCTGCTCAAGTTGCCGATCTTCGGCGTACTGATCGAAAAATCGGTCATTGCGCGCTGGACGCGCACATTGGCCACCATGTTTGCCGCTGGCGTTCCACTCGTGGAAGCACTCGACTCTGTGGGCGGCGCTTCGGGGAATTCGGTCTATGCCATCGCCACGGAAAAGATCCAGCAAGAGGTTTCCACCGGCACCAGCCTGACCAACGCGATGACCAATGCCAACGTCTTTCCATCGATGGTGTTGCAGATGTGTGCCATTGGTGAGGAATCCGGATCGATCGACCACATGCTGGGCAAAGCTGCCGATTTCTACGAAGCCGAGGTCGATGACATGGTCGCGGGCATTTCCAGCCTGATGGAACCCATCATCATCGTGGTGCTGGGCACGGTCATCGGCGGGATCGTGGTGTCGATGTATCTCCCGATTTTCAAGCTGGGCCAGGTGGTTTGATGTTCGACGCGAGCACGCCCGTGGCGGCGTTGCTGGGTCTGCTGGGCCTGCTGGTGGGCAGCTTTCTCAACGTGGTTATCTACCGCTTGCCCAAGATGATGGAGCAGCGCTGGGCCGCCGAATGCGCCGAGCTTCATGCGACAGACGACGCCCCTGCGCCATCCAAATCGCAGCCCTTCAATCTGATGGTGCCGCGTTCGCGCTGCCCGCACTGCGGACATCGGATCAGGTGGTTCGAAAACATCCCGGTGTTCAGTTACCTCGCCTTGCGCGGCCGCTGCTCCCAATGTTCCACGCCCATCAGTGTGCGCTACCCCGCGATCGAAGTGGTCACAGCCGCGATGTTCGCCTGGTGTGGCTGGCACTTTGGATGGGGCTGGGAAGCCCTGGCGTGGAGCGGTTTTTCGGCAGCGGTCCTGGCGCTGGCCGCGATCGACTGGGACACGACCCTCTTGCCCGACGACATCACCCTGCCCTTGCTGTGGACCGGCCTGTGTGTGGCAGGTCTGCGTATCACGGACACGCTTTTGCCCGATGCCTTGTGGGGTGCGGTCGCAGGCTATATGTCCTTGTGGCTGGTCTACTGGGCTTTCAAGCTCGTCACCGGCAAAGAAGGTATGGGCTACGGGGATTTCAAACTGTTCGCGGCTTTCGGGGCCTGGTTTGGCTGGCAGGCATTGATTCCGGTGATCCTGATGGCATCCCTGATCGGTGCGGTCGTCGGCATCGCGATCAAACTCAAGGGCAACTTGCGCGAGGGTGGCTATGTGCCTTTTGGCCCCTTCCTGGCGTTGGCGGGGTTGACTTCCATGGTGTTTGGACCGCCGGCCATGCTGGCGGTCGTTGGCCTGTGACACACACTTCAGGCCGAGCCGCGTTCAAGCTGGGGCTCACTGGCGGCATCGGCAGTGGAAAAAGCACCCTGGCCCGTTTGCTGGAAGCCCGAGGCGCGGACGTCGTCGATGCCGATGCTATCTCCCGCCGCAGCACAGAAGCCGGCGGCAGCGCCATGCCCGCCATCGCGCATACCTTTGGCGCCGACTTCATTGCGGCCGACGGCGCACTCGACCGGCAGCGCATGCGCGATCACGTGTTCGCGGTGCCTGCGGCACGGCAGACGCTGGAGCGCATCGTGCATCCCCTGGTGGCGATCGAGATACAGCGTCAGGTCGCTGCCTCTGGATCGGCTTGCGTGGTGTTTGATGTCCCACTCCTGGTCGAATCGCCGCGCTGGCGCCCACAGCTCGACCGGGTGTTGGTCGTGGATTGCGCCCCCGCCACGCAAGTACGCCGCGTTCAGGCGCGCAATGGCTGGGACACGGCGACCATCGAGCTGGTGATGCGCAACCAAAGCCCACGCTTGGCAAGGCTGGCGGCCGCAGACATCGTGGTCCACAACGACGTAGACGATCTGGGGCCGCTGGAGCGGGCTGCGAATGAGCTTGCAAAGCAGTTCGGGCTATGATGAAGCCATCCCCCGCCGCCCCGCCCTGCGATCTGCCGCTGCCGTGATCCTGTACGACTACCCACTCAACGAACGCATTCGCACCTACCTGCGCCTCGAACAGCTGTTCCGCCGCATGGTGGAGTTGGTGCCGCGCAGTCACGCGTTGGACCACCATTACGCCATCCAGACGATCTTCGAGATCATGGATGTGGCAGCCCGGGCCGATATGAAATCGGATGTACTCAAGGATCTGGACCGCCACAAGCAGCAACTCATCGGCTACCGCGGCAACCCCATGATTGCCGAGCAGGCGCTCGAAGAGGTCATTCAAAAGCTGGACGACTGCTTCACCCAACTGAACGAGATGACGGGCAAGACGGGCCAGGCGCTCACAGAAAACGACTGGTTGATGAGCATCCGAAGTCGCATCGGTATTCCAGGCGGCACCTGTGAATTCGACTTGCCAGCGTACTACCACTGGCAGCACCGCAGCCCCGAAGATCGTCGGGCAGATCTGCACCGGTGGTCCATGCCGCTGGCCCCTCTGGCCGAGTCCATCGTGCAACTCCTCAAGATGTTGCGCGAATCGGGTTCGGCGCAGAAGGTGGTTGCTCCCTCAGGCCAGTTCCAGCTGAATCTGCCGCAGGGACGCACATTTCATTTGCTGCGCTTGCGCATCGACCCATCGACCGGACTCATTCCCGAGATCAGTGGCAATCGCCTGATGCTGTCGGTCCGCCTGATGCGCCATGGCGATGACGACCGCTTGCACCCTGCTCAGGAGGATGCGGCGTTCGAACTGACGCTGTGCGCTTGAGCCCATCATGAGCGACGCCACAGCCCAAGCGCCGGTGCGCACGGTGCGCTGCCCTCAATGCGGCGGACCAAGCGCCTATGTGTCCAGCAATGCGTACAGGCCGTTCTGCAGCGAACGCTGCAAGCAGATGGACCTGGGCGCCTGGGCCAATGAGGAATTCAGCCTGCCGGAAAAGGAAGGCCAGAGCGACCCCGGATTCGAGCAGAGCTGAGTCGCAGGCCTCGGCCCAGCGCGCGGTGCCATCAAGGCGTCAATGGGTGGTCTGCTCGGCGGCCAGCCACTCCAGCACCGGCAGGGTGCCCGCCAGAACGGGTGCGCAGGACACCGGCAGGGAATGCCAGCCAAACTGCTGCCCTTCACGCATGTGCATCTCGCCTACCCAGTCGCGCACCTTGCAAAAGTGCAGCCGTACCAGTCCGTGTGGGTAGTCGACCATTGACACCTTCCAGATCGCGGCCGAGCCGATCGTGACGCCAATCTCCTCCTGCAACTCGCGCCGCAGGGCCTGCTCGACCGTCTCACCAGCCTCCAGCTTGCCGCCCGGGAACTCCCAGTACCCAGCGTACACCTTTCCAGGAGGACGGGAGGTGAGAAGAAACGCACCATCTTTGTTGATGAGCACGCCGACGGCCACATCGACCACGGGGCGGTTCGAGGAGCGCGGTGCGTCCTGGTCCGCATCGACAACCAACACATCCGTCGCGTTCACTGGACTACCCCTCCCTGCGGCGCTCACTGGTGTACCTTCGGCCTCGCCTGCGGCGCGAGCTTGCTTGGGGCGGCCCGGCGCTGCGCTCATGCGGACTGGGCATGGGTGCCCACGTAGTCTCGGGCGAACTGGTAGGCCACGCGGCCACTGCGCGAACCGCGCTCCAGCGCCCAGACCAGCGCCAGAGGCCTGGCCTTTTCCATGTCTTGCGCGGGCACGCCCAATGCGGACAACCACTGCGCCACGATGGTGAGGTATTCCTCCTGGCTGAAGGGATAGAAGCTCACCCAAAGGCCAAAACGCTCGGAGAGCGAGATCTTTTCCTCCACCACCTCGCCCGGGTGCACCTCACCGTCCGCGGTGTGCGTGTAGGTGAGGTTTTCCTTCATGTACTCGGGCAGCAAATGGCGGCGGTTGCTGGTTGCGTAGATCAGCACGTTCGGGCTCGCGGCCGACACCGACCCGTCCAGTATGGACTTGAGTGCCTTGTAACCTGGCTCGCCGTCTTCAAAGCTGAGGTCGTCGCAAAACACGATGAAGCGCTCGGGGCGATCGGCGACCACTTCGACGATGTCGGGGAGATCGACCAGATCAGACTTGTCCACTTCGATCAGGCGCAGGCCTTGCGGCGCATATTCGTTGAGACACGCACGCACCAGGGAAGATTTGCCCGTGCCGCGTGCGCCTGTCAACAGCACGTTGTTGGCGGGCTGTCCTTGCACAAACTGCAAGGTATTGCGCTGGATTTTTTCCTTTTGCCCATCGATCTCCTGCAGATCGCCCAGGCGCATGGCGCCCACATGGCGCACAGGTTCCAGCACGCCGTGGCCGCTGCTGCGCTTGCGGTAGCGCCAGGCCACAGCGATGGACCAATCGGGCGCGGACAGGGGTTGCGGCAGAACCGCTTCAATGCGATCGATGAGTTGTTCGGCCCGTTGCAGCAGCCGCTCGAAATGCTCGTTCATGTCAGGACCGGTAGTCCGCGTTGATGGTCACGTACTCATGGCTGAAGTCGCAGGTCCACACGGTTTCGGTGGCGTCTCCTCGGCCCAGGCCGATGCGCACCAGGATTTCCGCTGGCTTCATCACGCGCTGGCCGTCTTCCTCGCGGTAGTCGGGGTGTCGGCCACCCGCGCGGACCACATGCACGTCGCCCAGGTACAGATCGATGGTGCCCACGTCCAGGTCGTGGATGCCGGCGTAGCCGACCGCCGCCAAAATGCGGCCGAGATTGGGATCACTGGCGAAGAAGGCGGTTTTCACCAGCGGCGAATGCGCCACCGCGTAGGCCGCCTGCAGGCATTCGGCCGAGTTGCGCCCACCTTCGACCTGGATGGTGATGAACTTGGTGGCGCCCTCACCGTCGCGCACGATGGCATGCGCCAGCTTCCGTGCCACGGTGGTCAATGCCACAAGCAACGCACGGCCAGCGGGGCTGTCCAGGTCCGTGATGGGCGCATTGCCCGCTCGACCTGTGGCCACGACCACGAAAGAGTCGTTGGTGCTGGTGTCGCCATCCACCGTCACGCGGTTGAACGATGCGTCGGCCAGGCGGCGCGCCAGAGTGTTCATCAACGCCGGCGCCACGGCAGCGTCGGTGGCCAGGAACCCCAGCATGGTCGCCATGTTGGGGCGGATCATGCCCGCGCCTTTGGAGATGCCCGTGGCATGGGCCATGACCCCATCCAGCTCGAACCGCTCGCTGCTGGCCTTGGGCAAGGTGTCTGTGGTCATGATGCCCTGTGCTGCCGACAGCCATTGCGCGCCGTCCGCGGTCTGCTGCTGCGCCGCGTGCGTCAAGGCCTGCGGCAAGCCCGCCAGCAGACGGTCCAGCGGCAGGGGCTCCATGATCACGCCCGTGGAGAACGGCAACACCTGTTCGTGGTGCAGCCCCAGCGAACGCGCAAGCGCGGTGCAGGTCTGGCGCGCGTGGGCAAGACCTTGCTCACCCGTGCCGGCATTGGCATTGCCGGTGTTGATGACCAGTGCCCGAATCGATTGACCCGAGCTCAGGTGGTCGCGACACACCTGCACGGGAGCGGCGGCATAGCGGTTCTGCGTGAACACCGCGCCCACGGCGCATTCATCGTCCAGCAGAAAGACCGTGAGGTCCTTGCGATTCGCTTTGCGGATGCCCGCTTCCACCACACCGATGCGCACACCGGCGATCGGCAGCAGATCCGTGGCCAGGGGCGCGTTGAGTTGAACAGGCATGAGAACTCCGAGAGTGGTTCAGGATGCCTGACGGCGACGCGCTCGCGGCCTGTTGCAAAGCCGCCGCTGCGCGCGTCGGCGTCAGTCGAGTTTGCCGTGGCAGTGTTTGTACTTTTTTCCGCTGCCACAGGGGCAGGGATCGTTTCGCCCCGCGCGTGGCACCTCGCTCGCAGGTCGAGCGGCGGCGGCGATCGCGGCGTCCGTGATGGTCTCGGCCTCGCCGGTTTCGGTCGGTGCGGTATAGGTCACGTTGGCGATCTGCTCCGCGCGCTCTTCGAGCTGTTCGGCCGCCGCCGTCATCTGCTCGGCGGACTGCACGCGCACGTTCATCAGCACCCGGGTAACGTCGTTCTTCACGCTGTCCAGAAGTTGCCCGAACAGCACGAAGGCTTCGCGCTTGTACTCCTGCTTGGGTTGCTTCTGTGCATAGCCGCGCAAGTGAATGCCTTGGCGCAGGTAGTCCAAGGCGGAGAGGTGATCGCGCCATTGGCCGTCGATCGTCTGCAGCAGCACCACACGTTCAAACTGGGTGAAATTCTCCTCGCCGACCAATCCGACCTTGCCAGCGAACACGGTATTGGCAGCCGCCTGCACGCGCTCGACGATTTCCTCCACATCGATGGCCTCGGCATCCGAAACCCAGGCGGTGACTGGCGCCTCGACGGCCCATTCCTCGCGCAGCACGCGCTCGAGCGCGGGCAGATCCCATTGCTCTTCCACGCTGCCCTCGGGCACGTACTGGTGCACAAGGTCCACGAAGCATCCCTCGCGCAAGGCGTCGATCTGAGCGCGCAGCGAGGTAGCATCGAGGATGTCATTGCGTTGCTGATAGATCACCTTGCGCTGGTCGTTCGACACGTCGTCGTATTCGAGCAGTTGCTTGCGGATGTCGAAGTTGCGAGCCTCCACCTTGCGCTGCGCGCTCTCGATGCTGCGTGTGACGATGCCCGCTTCGATCGCCTCGCCCTCGGGCATCTTCAAGCGGTCCATGATCGCGCGAACGCGGTCACCGGCGAAGATGCGCATGAGGGAGTCGTCAAGGCTCAGGTAAAAGCGCGAGGAGCCCGGGTCGCCCTGGCGGCCCGAACGGCCGCGCAACTGGTTGTCGATACGGCGCGATTCATGGCGCTCGGTCGCGATGATGCGCAGACCACCCAGGCTCTTGACCTTCTCGTGGTCTTGCTGCCATTGATCGCGAACAGTTGCGATGCGGGAAGCCTTGGTCGCGTCGTCGAGCGACTCGTCGCGCTGCACCGCATCGACCATTTTCTCGAGGTTGCCCCCCAGCACGATGTCGGTACCACGGCCAGCCATGTTGGTGGCGATGGTGATGGCGCCCGGACGCCCGGCCTGGATGATGATGTCGGCTTCGCGGGCATGCTGCTTGGCGTTGAGCACTTCGTGCGGCAGCTTCTCAGCCTGCAGCAGCGCGGCGATGATTTCGGAGTTCTCGATCGACGACGTGCCGACCAGCACAGGCTGTCCGCGTTCGTGGCACTCGCGAATGTCTTCGATCGCGGCGACGTATTTCTCTTTGGTGGTCTTGTAGACGCGATCCAGCTGATCGGCGCGTTTGCTCGGCCGGTTGGGCGGAATCACCACCGTTTCCAGGCCATAGATTTCCTGGAACTCGTACGCTTCGGTGTCGGCCGTGCCGGTCATGCCCGAGAGCTTGCTGTACAGACGGAAATAGTTCTGGAAGGTGATGGAGGCCAGCGTCTGGTTCTCTGGCTGGATCGCCACACCTTCCTTGGCTTCGACAGCCTGATGCAAGCCATCGCTCCAACGGCGGCCGGTCATCAGACGACCGGTGAATTCGTCGACGATCACGATTTCGCCGTTCTGGTTCACATAGTGCTGGTCGCGGTGGTACAGGTGGTGCGCCTTGAGGGACGTCACCAAGTTGTGCAGCAGGGCGATGTTGGCCGGGTCGTACAGCGAAGCGCCCTCGGGCAGCAGGCCCGCCTGGGACAGCAGCCGCTCGGCGTTCTCATGGCCCTGCTCGGTCATGTGAACGGCATGCGACTTCTCGTCCAACGTGAAGTCCCCAGGCTTGGTCACACCCTCGCCCGTGCGGGGATCGGCCTCACCTTCCTGTCGCACCAGGTGGGGCACGAGCTGTTTGATGGCTACATACACCTGCGTCTGGTCTTCCGCCTGGCCGCTGATGATCAAGGGCGTGCGCGCCTCGTCGATCAGGATCGAGTCGACCTCGTCGACGATGGCGTAGTTCAGGCCACGTTGAACACGGTCCGCCGCTTCGTACACCATGTTGTCGCGCAGGTAGTCGAAGCCGTATTCGTTGTTGGTGCCGTAGGTGATGTCGGCGGCGTAAGCGGCCTGCTTCTCTTCGCGCGGCGCCTGAGGCAGGTTGATGCCGACGGTCAGACCAAGGAAGTTGTAGAGCCGCCCCATCCATTGGGCATCGCGGCTGGCCAGGTAGTCGTTGACGGTGACAACGTGAACGCCCTTTCCGGTCAGCGCGTTCAAGTAAACCGGCAGCGTGGCGGTCAAGGTCTTGCCTTCACCGGTGCGCATTTCGGCCACCTTGCCGTGGTGCAGGGCCAGGCCACCCACCATCTGCACATCGAAGTGGCGCATCTTCATCACGCGCTTGCTGGCCTCGCGCACGACGGCAAAGGCTTCGGGCAACAACGCTTCGAGCGCCTCACCCTGGGCAAGTCGCTGCTTGAACACCGCGGTCTGCCCCTTCAAGTCGTCGTCGCTGAGCTTTTCGAACTTCGCTTCCAGGCCGTTGATGCGCTCTACCGTCTTGCGATACGTCTTCAGAAGACGGTCATTGCGGCTACCAAAGATTTTGGTGAGGAAGTTAGTGGCCATACGTGAAGGCCTGCGCAGGAGACCCGAAGGGTTCCAGGCAGACAGATGTGGATTGGAGAGCTAGCTCAGGCGAGCCCGGGGAGCAAAGGACGGGATGAACCCATGATGTGCAGCCAGGCGCAGCGCTTTCAAGAGCAAAGCGCGCATTTTACCCGCCACGCCCAAGGCAGCTCAGGGCTTGGCGGTGGCCAGCGCGGCAGGTTTGGCCGAGGCAAGGTTTTCGCCCGCGGCCAGGAAGCGGCTGGGGTCTTGCGGCACACCAGCCACCCAGACTTCGAAGTGCAAATGTGGCCCCGTGGACCGGCCGGTGGTTCCGACCTCGGCGATCTTCTGGCCTCGCTTGACGATATCGCCCTTCTTCACGAACACCTTCGAACTGTGCGCGTAACGGGTGATGAGTTCGTTGCCGTGGTCGATCTCGACCATGTTGCCGTAAGCCGCGTGGTACTCCTGAACCACCACGACGCCACCCGCGGCCGCGACGATGGGCGTCCCCGGGTTGGCCGGAAAGTCCAGGCCTGTGTGCAAAGCCGATCGACCCGTGATGGGGTCGATGCGGAAGCCAAAGCGCGAACCGACCGGCGTGTCGGCCACGGGTTGCTCGGTCGGCACCATCGTGCGCTGGATCTTCTGGTCGAACAACCGCGACTCCACCACCGTCAACCAGTCCACACGCGAACCGCTGCTCTGCTCGATGCTGTCCAACGCCACCGTCAGCTCTTCCATCGTCAGATCGCGCCCGGCCACCAACGCCCCGCCCGCACCTTGCGGGAGCTTGAACTGCGCAGGGTTAAGCCCCGCCAACCCCGCCACGCGTTCGCCTAGCGAATCGATCTGCACCATGCGTGCCTGCATTTCGCCCAGACGGCGCGCCATCGCATCAAGATTCGCGCGCAAGTAAGCGTTTTGCGAATCGGCTTCGTTCTGATGAACCAACCTGGCCACGGGGGCAAAGCCCGGCCAGCCCTGACGAACACCCTCCAGAAACACCCAGTGGTAGGTGATGATCGCACCCAGCATCAACAACACCGATGCCAACACCCCTGCGCCCACCAGCTTGAGCCCACTGAGGTGCATGGCCCGGCTCTTGGCCAGCCAAGCGTCCGTGATAATGATGTGCACTCTGTTCTGCCTTTCCTAGTCTGTTTGGCCACGCTGAACGACTTGCATTTGCCGCCATCGCATGCCCACGCCCCCCACCTCCCACAACACGTTCACGCTGGCACAGGCGGCGGGGGCGGCGCCGTCATTGGCGGCGCTGCAGGAGCGCATCCGTGAATCCCAGTGGTGCCTGGAACAGATTCGTCACCTGATACCCGCCGGCCTGCGGGCTCATGTGCGGTCCGGGCCATTGCAAGACCAGGAATGGTGTCTGCTCGTCGCCAGCGGCGCGGCATCCACCAAACTGCGCCATCTGCTGCCGGCACTGCAGCTCGCGTTGACCCAAAGGGGTGCGCAGGTTACCGCAATCCGCATCAAAGTCCAAACACCGGGACGATGAACGCGCTGCGAGCGCGCACTTGCGGGGAGTGGTGCCGCTTGTCTGACTCGAACAGACGACCTATCGCTTACAAGGCGATTGCTCTACCAACTGAGCTAAAGCGGCGAGACCCAAAATTTTACTTGACCCGTTTGAGCTGGGGCTTGCCGCCCGGGCGACCCGGCCCAGGTGGCAATTCCGGCGGATCTCCGGGCTCCGGGGTCGTGTCATCGCTGG
The sequence above is a segment of the Hydrogenophaga sp. BPS33 genome. Coding sequences within it:
- a CDS encoding M23 family metallopeptidase; this translates as MHIIITDAWLAKSRAMHLSGLKLVGAGVLASVLLMLGAIITYHWVFLEGVRQGWPGFAPVARLVHQNEADSQNAYLRANLDAMARRLGEMQARMVQIDSLGERVAGLAGLNPAQFKLPQGAGGALVAGRDLTMEELTVALDSIEQSSGSRVDWLTVVESRLFDQKIQRTMVPTEQPVADTPVGSRFGFRIDPITGRSALHTGLDFPANPGTPIVAAAGGVVVVQEYHAAYGNMVEIDHGNELITRYAHSSKVFVKKGDIVKRGQKIAEVGTTGRSTGPHLHFEVWVAGVPQDPSRFLAAGENLASAKPAALATAKP
- the secA gene encoding preprotein translocase subunit SecA, which gives rise to MATNFLTKIFGSRNDRLLKTYRKTVERINGLEAKFEKLSDDDLKGQTAVFKQRLAQGEALEALLPEAFAVVREASKRVMKMRHFDVQMVGGLALHHGKVAEMRTGEGKTLTATLPVYLNALTGKGVHVVTVNDYLASRDAQWMGRLYNFLGLTVGINLPQAPREEKQAAYAADITYGTNNEYGFDYLRDNMVYEAADRVQRGLNYAIVDEVDSILIDEARTPLIISGQAEDQTQVYVAIKQLVPHLVRQEGEADPRTGEGVTKPGDFTLDEKSHAVHMTEQGHENAERLLSQAGLLPEGASLYDPANIALLHNLVTSLKAHHLYHRDQHYVNQNGEIVIVDEFTGRLMTGRRWSDGLHQAVEAKEGVAIQPENQTLASITFQNYFRLYSKLSGMTGTADTEAYEFQEIYGLETVVIPPNRPSKRADQLDRVYKTTKEKYVAAIEDIRECHERGQPVLVGTSSIENSEIIAALLQAEKLPHEVLNAKQHAREADIIIQAGRPGAITIATNMAGRGTDIVLGGNLEKMVDAVQRDESLDDATKASRIATVRDQWQQDHEKVKSLGGLRIIATERHESRRIDNQLRGRSGRQGDPGSSRFYLSLDDSLMRIFAGDRVRAIMDRLKMPEGEAIEAGIVTRSIESAQRKVEARNFDIRKQLLEYDDVSNDQRKVIYQQRNDILDATSLRAQIDALREGCFVDLVHQYVPEGSVEEQWDLPALERVLREEWAVEAPVTAWVSDAEAIDVEEIVERVQAAANTVFAGKVGLVGEENFTQFERVVLLQTIDGQWRDHLSALDYLRQGIHLRGYAQKQPKQEYKREAFVLFGQLLDSVKNDVTRVLMNVRVQSAEQMTAAAEQLEERAEQIANVTYTAPTETGEAETITDAAIAAAARPASEVPRAGRNDPCPCGSGKKYKHCHGKLD
- a CDS encoding DciA family protein; translated protein: MPTPPTSHNTFTLAQAAGAAPSLAALQERIRESQWCLEQIRHLIPAGLRAHVRSGPLQDQEWCLLVASGAASTKLRHLLPALQLALTQRGAQVTAIRIKVQTPGR